A genomic stretch from Halorhodospira halophila SL1 includes:
- a CDS encoding YqgE/AlgH family protein, translating into MSEQTGQGGDQLGSQFLIAMPALDDPNFAQTVTLLCEHTEDGAMGIVVNRPTEVTLGDLFRHLELEITDGCPEDQVVFAGGPVQRERGFVLHPEGEQWNATTPVCEGVALTTSRDILAALARGEGPERFLVALGYAGWGAGQLEEELAQNAWLSGPAEARVIFDTDTNQRWRAAAAQLGVDIALLSSESGHA; encoded by the coding sequence ATGAGCGAGCAAACCGGACAAGGTGGAGACCAGCTGGGCAGTCAGTTCCTGATCGCCATGCCAGCCCTGGACGACCCGAACTTCGCGCAGACCGTCACCCTGCTCTGCGAGCACACCGAAGACGGGGCCATGGGCATCGTCGTCAACCGACCCACCGAGGTCACCCTCGGCGATCTGTTCCGCCATCTGGAGCTGGAGATCACCGACGGTTGCCCGGAGGATCAGGTCGTCTTCGCCGGCGGTCCGGTGCAGCGCGAGCGCGGCTTTGTCCTCCACCCCGAGGGCGAGCAGTGGAACGCCACCACCCCCGTCTGCGAGGGCGTGGCCCTGACCACCTCGCGGGACATCCTCGCCGCCCTGGCGCGGGGCGAGGGCCCCGAGCGCTTCCTGGTGGCGCTGGGTTACGCCGGCTGGGGGGCCGGGCAGCTGGAAGAGGAGCTGGCGCAGAACGCCTGGCTCTCCGGCCCCGCCGAGGCCCGGGTCATCTTCGATACCGACACCAACCAGCGCTGGCGCGCGGCGGCAGCGCAACTGGGTGTGGACATCGCGCTGCTCTCCTCGGAAAGCGGCCATGCCTGA
- a CDS encoding DUF2169 family type VI secretion system accessory protein, with product MLPVSVQGPLDARAWVDLDAAGCPGIAVAVKAGFRGGDAARLRLDDDTPALETAERYAGDPAAHAPLTAPDCVPFKHGAECLLHGAVQVGPGRSQAAACLGVEDAGGRPRFGPKRVWAVAEPPPRASDPPGALEGPVPLTYELAYGGPLGGPRHRRYARNPVGRGHRAAWWGAAAGPSPRLLWDDHRATRRGAPAGFGPLAAAWAPRARRFGRLDAHAYRQGQLRYRRLPRPDAWNAAPADQCLDTPLCGDERIRLQGVLPGVDPDHTVIWQLPGGGPQVTLHRPGRGQRVTVQADTLGIDADAGRVWLVWRGWVPEPAPGPGWALRVDADGIGGGER from the coding sequence ATGTTGCCTGTCTCGGTCCAGGGGCCGCTGGATGCGCGGGCCTGGGTGGACCTCGATGCCGCTGGGTGCCCGGGGATCGCGGTGGCGGTCAAGGCCGGCTTCCGCGGCGGCGATGCCGCCCGGCTGCGCCTCGATGACGACACGCCGGCGCTGGAGACCGCCGAACGCTACGCCGGTGATCCCGCCGCTCACGCCCCGCTCACCGCACCCGACTGCGTTCCCTTCAAGCACGGGGCCGAGTGCCTGCTCCACGGCGCGGTACAGGTCGGCCCCGGGCGGTCGCAGGCAGCGGCCTGTCTGGGGGTCGAGGACGCCGGCGGCCGGCCCCGGTTCGGCCCCAAGCGGGTGTGGGCGGTGGCCGAGCCGCCGCCGCGGGCCTCCGATCCGCCCGGTGCGCTGGAGGGGCCGGTGCCGCTCACCTACGAACTGGCCTACGGCGGACCACTCGGTGGGCCGCGGCACCGGCGTTACGCTCGCAACCCGGTGGGCCGGGGGCATCGGGCGGCGTGGTGGGGTGCCGCCGCCGGGCCGTCGCCCCGGCTGCTGTGGGACGACCACCGCGCCACCCGGCGCGGGGCGCCCGCCGGCTTCGGGCCTCTGGCGGCGGCCTGGGCGCCCCGGGCCCGGCGTTTCGGGCGCCTGGATGCCCATGCCTATCGCCAGGGCCAGCTGCGCTACCGCCGCCTGCCCCGGCCCGACGCCTGGAATGCCGCCCCGGCAGACCAGTGCCTCGACACCCCGTTGTGCGGCGACGAGCGCATCCGCCTGCAGGGGGTCCTCCCTGGGGTGGACCCGGACCACACGGTCATCTGGCAACTGCCCGGCGGCGGTCCGCAGGTCACCCTGCACCGCCCGGGGCGCGGACAGCGGGTGACGGTGCAGGCGGACACCCTGGGGATCGACGCCGACGCCGGCCGGGTGTGGCTGGTCTGGCGGGGGTGGGTGCCGGAGCCGGCGCCGGGGCCGGGCTGGGCATTGCGGGTCGATGCCGACGGGATCGGGGGCGGAGAGCGATGA
- the ruvX gene encoding Holliday junction resolvase RuvX yields MPEPPGGTLLGFDPGARHIGVAVGEALLGTARGLTTLPARHGQPDWEAVSELLAQWTPEALVVGLPSHADGSDADSTELARRLAGRLHGRFGLPVHTVDERLSSHVAEERLDPRQRQRDPHAVHAEAAAVILETFFAQQGVA; encoded by the coding sequence ATGCCTGAGCCGCCCGGCGGCACGCTGCTCGGCTTCGATCCCGGGGCGCGGCATATCGGGGTGGCCGTCGGCGAGGCGCTGTTAGGGACGGCCCGCGGCCTGACCACCCTGCCGGCGCGCCACGGTCAGCCGGACTGGGAGGCTGTCTCCGAGCTGCTCGCCCAGTGGACCCCCGAGGCGCTGGTGGTGGGACTGCCCAGCCACGCCGACGGCAGCGATGCCGACAGCACCGAGTTGGCCCGGCGCCTGGCCGGCCGGCTGCACGGGCGCTTCGGCCTGCCGGTGCACACCGTCGACGAACGCCTCTCCTCCCACGTCGCGGAGGAGCGGCTCGACCCGCGGCAACGCCAGCGCGATCCGCACGCGGTACACGCCGAGGCGGCCGCGGTCATCCTCGAGACCTTCTTTGCCCAGCAAGGGGTGGCATGA
- a CDS encoding response regulator yields MDERRTKAFGVDPRRELTRLLPELRDSVSAAAVRLQEAGDEPGALTALHGELQRLHGGFLFVGVRELEHLSAELRGAAADLERAYQSPDEGGVEVQPLRAALMDAVLRLPRAIERIAVRAEDPVAELASLIDGLRRARGQPRYDSLALLRQCVDPSAPAAHGEVAETARTSRLAYQRGLLELIRGDERRALGQLRGVLEPLEAALGDSAAGSACWSALAVLDLLEQGETLDPGQKRAIAAYDRELRRLLEHGAVGGLPESSMAEALLQPLTEAPGTGRVGQVQAAARRLPGATLAMPPPAEDEAGAASRALVRSDVDLQALFYAEVGPALSQIGAALQRWRAGDPEAGLAIQRILHTLKGGARFAGLTEFFAHCHELEGEVATALADGATAGTAQRLRHELEQLADRVGVLRREVLGHTAEPGAEPDAEAAAFDYGELWADEDPEPSPAEDGWELQTGSSAEVLGDALAAELAATEDEAADADADPPDPATESAPVAEPARDPEPALATLEPDIDALDRQVHATAGEYGRRVELVVEGASRALPEAYLEALRPALEHLLRNAVRHGIEPPEARSAAGKPEVGRVGLSLRYGQDEVLLVVSDDGAGLDTEALQRQVSDYDPNEPTAALSDDEALSLICLPGVSTLGPEGDPGAGMGMDEVAGVVHELGGTLEMQSAPGAGARFTLRLPMRGAKAAEQPPGEAPERPRILVLDDSRTMRRITGHRLARQGFDPEGAAGLDEARRAVAERAPRAVLIDLEMEMLQHEEGLGVLQRLVAEAGIAAGAVVAVSTRAVDQERLAAAGLGAARVLLKPYDEGQLADALAQACAALEGGEPG; encoded by the coding sequence ATGGATGAGCGACGAACCAAGGCCTTCGGCGTCGACCCCCGGCGCGAGCTGACCCGGCTGCTGCCCGAACTGCGCGACAGCGTCAGCGCCGCGGCGGTGCGTCTGCAGGAGGCGGGTGACGAGCCCGGCGCCCTGACCGCGCTCCACGGCGAGCTCCAGCGCCTGCACGGCGGTTTCCTGTTCGTCGGCGTACGCGAACTCGAGCACCTCAGTGCCGAGCTGCGCGGCGCCGCGGCCGACCTGGAACGGGCCTACCAGTCGCCGGACGAGGGCGGGGTGGAGGTCCAGCCGCTGCGCGCGGCCCTGATGGATGCCGTGCTGCGGCTGCCCCGGGCCATCGAGCGCATCGCCGTACGGGCCGAGGACCCGGTGGCGGAGCTGGCCAGCCTCATCGACGGGCTGCGCCGCGCCCGCGGTCAGCCGCGCTACGACAGCCTGGCGCTGCTGCGTCAGTGCGTTGACCCGAGCGCGCCCGCGGCCCACGGCGAGGTCGCCGAGACCGCCCGCACCAGCCGTCTGGCCTACCAGCGCGGGCTCCTGGAGCTGATCCGCGGCGACGAACGCCGGGCCCTCGGCCAGCTGCGCGGCGTCCTCGAGCCCCTGGAGGCGGCCCTGGGCGACAGCGCCGCCGGCAGCGCCTGCTGGAGCGCCCTGGCGGTGCTCGATCTGCTGGAGCAGGGCGAGACCCTGGATCCGGGGCAGAAGCGGGCGATTGCCGCCTACGACCGCGAGCTGCGCCGGCTGCTCGAGCACGGTGCAGTGGGCGGGCTCCCCGAATCGAGCATGGCCGAGGCGCTGCTCCAGCCGCTCACCGAGGCGCCGGGCACCGGCCGGGTGGGCCAGGTCCAGGCGGCCGCCCGGCGCTTGCCCGGGGCCACCCTGGCCATGCCGCCCCCGGCCGAGGATGAGGCCGGGGCGGCCTCGCGGGCGCTGGTGCGCAGCGACGTCGATCTGCAGGCGCTGTTCTACGCCGAGGTGGGGCCGGCGCTGTCGCAGATCGGCGCCGCCCTGCAGCGCTGGCGCGCCGGCGACCCAGAGGCGGGGCTGGCCATCCAGCGCATCCTGCACACCCTCAAGGGCGGGGCGCGCTTCGCTGGCCTCACCGAGTTCTTCGCCCACTGCCACGAACTCGAGGGCGAGGTGGCCACGGCGCTGGCGGATGGCGCTACCGCCGGGACCGCTCAGCGCCTGCGCCACGAACTGGAGCAACTGGCCGACCGGGTCGGCGTGCTGCGCCGCGAGGTCCTGGGTCACACCGCGGAGCCGGGCGCCGAGCCGGACGCTGAAGCGGCGGCCTTCGATTACGGCGAGCTGTGGGCCGACGAGGACCCGGAGCCGTCCCCTGCGGAGGATGGCTGGGAGCTGCAGACCGGATCCAGCGCCGAGGTGCTCGGCGACGCCCTGGCCGCCGAATTGGCCGCAACGGAGGACGAGGCCGCCGACGCGGACGCCGACCCGCCGGATCCCGCCACCGAGTCGGCTCCGGTCGCGGAACCGGCTCGTGACCCCGAGCCGGCGCTGGCGACCCTGGAGCCGGACATCGACGCCCTCGATCGACAGGTCCACGCCACCGCCGGCGAGTATGGCCGGCGTGTCGAGCTGGTCGTGGAGGGGGCGTCCCGCGCGCTGCCCGAGGCCTATCTGGAGGCCCTGCGGCCGGCGCTGGAGCACCTGCTGCGCAACGCCGTGCGCCACGGTATTGAACCCCCCGAGGCGCGCAGTGCCGCCGGTAAGCCGGAGGTCGGCCGAGTTGGGCTCAGCCTGCGCTACGGCCAGGACGAGGTGCTGCTGGTGGTCAGTGACGACGGCGCCGGACTCGACACCGAGGCGCTGCAGCGCCAGGTCTCCGACTACGACCCCAACGAGCCCACCGCGGCCCTCAGCGACGATGAGGCGCTGAGCCTGATCTGCCTGCCGGGGGTCTCCACGCTGGGGCCGGAGGGCGACCCGGGGGCCGGCATGGGCATGGACGAGGTCGCCGGCGTGGTCCACGAACTCGGTGGCACGCTGGAGATGCAGAGCGCCCCGGGGGCCGGCGCCCGCTTCACCCTGCGGCTGCCCATGCGCGGGGCGAAGGCCGCGGAGCAGCCCCCCGGCGAGGCCCCCGAGCGGCCTCGCATCCTGGTCCTCGACGACTCGCGCACCATGCGCCGGATCACCGGTCATCGGCTGGCGCGCCAGGGCTTCGACCCGGAGGGCGCCGCCGGCCTCGACGAGGCGCGGCGCGCCGTGGCCGAGCGCGCGCCGCGGGCGGTGCTCATCGACCTGGAGATGGAGATGCTCCAGCACGAGGAGGGGCTCGGCGTGCTCCAGCGCCTGGTGGCCGAGGCCGGGATCGCCGCCGGGGCGGTGGTCGCGGTGAGCACCCGGGCCGTCGATCAGGAGCGGCTCGCGGCCGCGGGGCTGGGCGCGGCGCGGGTGCTGCTCAAGCCCTACGACGAGGGCCAGCTTGCCGACGCCCTGGCCCAGGCGTGCGCTGCACTGGAGGGCGGCGAGCCGGGCTAG
- a CDS encoding energy transducer TonB, producing MSETPAVNEATVRPDDRLGMALFLAVVVHALLILGVGLTWEGEERPSETSMMEVTLAYDEAETPPEEADYLADLDQDGGGVAEQAQIPSPLAGEPTPATEAPEPGEPAATPEARAEALIESEQAETPTPPTDDETQAEERPSLQDLLDSRREAAAAEAVALQQRLSQPREPSKRFLNARTRSHEAAAYMEAWTRKVEAVGNLNYPSEARERGLSGRLILEVTLMPDGSLEDVRIVQRSRHRLLDEAAVRIVRLGAPYPDIPEEVLEGQDRLVITRTWEFVEGRRVRAQ from the coding sequence GTGAGTGAGACCCCCGCCGTGAACGAGGCTACCGTGCGACCGGACGACCGTCTGGGCATGGCGCTGTTCCTTGCCGTGGTGGTCCACGCCCTGCTGATCCTGGGGGTGGGCCTGACCTGGGAGGGCGAGGAGCGCCCGTCGGAGACCTCCATGATGGAGGTCACCCTGGCCTACGACGAGGCCGAAACCCCGCCGGAGGAGGCCGACTACCTCGCCGACCTGGATCAGGACGGCGGCGGGGTGGCCGAGCAGGCGCAGATCCCCTCGCCGCTGGCCGGTGAACCGACCCCGGCCACCGAGGCCCCCGAACCGGGCGAGCCCGCGGCCACCCCCGAGGCGCGGGCCGAGGCACTGATCGAGAGCGAACAGGCCGAGACACCCACCCCGCCCACCGACGACGAGACCCAGGCCGAGGAGCGGCCGTCGCTCCAGGACCTGCTCGACAGCCGGCGCGAGGCGGCGGCAGCCGAGGCGGTGGCACTGCAGCAGCGACTGAGCCAGCCGCGGGAACCGTCGAAACGTTTCCTCAACGCCCGCACCCGCTCCCACGAGGCCGCCGCCTACATGGAGGCGTGGACGCGCAAGGTCGAAGCGGTGGGCAATCTCAACTACCCAAGCGAGGCGCGGGAGCGCGGCCTGTCGGGACGGCTGATCCTCGAGGTGACGCTGATGCCCGACGGTTCTCTCGAGGACGTGCGCATCGTCCAACGCTCCCGCCACCGCCTGCTTGACGAGGCGGCGGTGCGCATCGTGCGACTCGGCGCCCCGTATCCGGATATACCGGAGGAGGTCCTCGAGGGGCAGGATCGCCTGGTGATCACCCGGACCTGGGAGTTCGTCGAGGGGCGGCGCGTACGCGCCCAATAA
- the gshB gene encoding glutathione synthase, giving the protein MSARLGVVMDPIAAIKPRKDSTLALLLEAQRRGYELWYFLATDLYADGGAACGRGRPLTVRDDVHDWYTVGEPRAMPLAELDTILMREDPPVDAGYISATQLLSLAEAQGVRVVNRPAALRDANEKLFALHWPHLCPATRVAADPALLRGFIAEQGKAVLKPLDAMGGASIFVLADGDPNTSVVLETLTDGGRRYAMAQEYLPRIDEGDKRVLVFGGEPFPHALARIPARGETRGNLAAGGRGEAAPVTERERAVCAELAPTLRERGLELVGLDFIGERLTEINVTSPTCFREIDALCGVNTAGAFFDHLEGSA; this is encoded by the coding sequence ATGAGCGCCCGACTCGGCGTGGTGATGGACCCCATCGCCGCCATCAAGCCCCGCAAGGACTCCACCCTGGCCCTCCTGCTCGAGGCCCAGCGCCGCGGCTACGAGCTCTGGTACTTCCTGGCCACAGACCTCTACGCCGACGGCGGCGCCGCCTGCGGCCGCGGCCGACCGCTGACGGTCCGCGACGACGTGCACGACTGGTACACCGTGGGTGAGCCGCGAGCCATGCCCCTGGCGGAGCTCGACACCATCCTCATGCGCGAGGACCCTCCGGTGGACGCCGGCTACATCAGCGCCACGCAGCTGCTGTCCCTGGCCGAGGCGCAGGGGGTCCGGGTGGTCAACCGGCCCGCGGCGCTGCGCGACGCCAACGAGAAGCTCTTCGCCCTGCACTGGCCGCACCTCTGCCCGGCCACCCGGGTGGCCGCCGACCCGGCACTGCTGCGCGGGTTCATCGCCGAGCAGGGCAAGGCGGTGCTCAAGCCCCTGGACGCCATGGGCGGGGCGTCGATCTTCGTCCTCGCCGACGGCGACCCGAATACCAGCGTGGTCCTGGAGACCCTCACCGACGGCGGACGGCGCTACGCCATGGCCCAAGAATACCTGCCGCGGATCGACGAGGGCGACAAGCGGGTCCTGGTCTTCGGTGGTGAGCCCTTCCCCCACGCCCTGGCGCGCATCCCGGCGCGGGGCGAGACCCGGGGCAACCTGGCGGCCGGCGGCCGCGGCGAGGCGGCACCGGTCACCGAACGCGAGCGCGCCGTCTGCGCCGAGCTGGCCCCTACCCTGCGCGAGCGCGGCCTGGAACTGGTCGGCCTGGACTTCATCGGTGAGCGGCTCACCGAGATCAACGTCACCAGCCCCACCTGCTTTCGGGAGATCGACGCCCTGTGTGGCGTGAACACCGCCGGGGCCTTCTTCGACCACCTGGAGGGCTCGGCATGA
- the pyrR gene encoding bifunctional pyr operon transcriptional regulator/uracil phosphoribosyltransferase PyrR: MTDAEIDVPELLDTTAADINTELERRGIRSPILVGVHTGGVWVARGLHDRLGARPPVGTLEVAFHRDDYATSGLKAAVQTSEVPVTLDGRAVLLVDDVIHTGRTTRAALNALFDYGRPRRVLLAVLVDRGGRELPIQPDVIGTRLDLPAEQRLKLRGPEPLRFMLEGETP, translated from the coding sequence ATGACAGACGCCGAGATCGACGTCCCGGAACTCCTCGACACCACGGCCGCGGACATCAACACCGAACTGGAGCGCCGCGGTATCCGCTCGCCGATCCTCGTCGGCGTGCACACGGGCGGGGTCTGGGTGGCCCGCGGCCTCCACGACCGCCTCGGGGCGCGACCGCCGGTGGGCACCCTGGAGGTCGCCTTCCACCGCGACGACTACGCGACCTCGGGGCTCAAGGCGGCGGTCCAGACCTCCGAAGTCCCAGTCACCCTGGACGGACGCGCTGTGCTGCTGGTCGACGACGTCATCCACACCGGCCGCACCACCCGGGCGGCCCTCAACGCCCTGTTCGACTACGGCCGGCCGCGGCGGGTGTTATTGGCCGTCCTGGTCGACCGTGGCGGGCGCGAGCTACCCATCCAGCCGGATGTGATCGGCACGCGACTCGATCTGCCCGCCGAGCAGCGACTCAAGCTGCGCGGCCCGGAGCCGCTGCGCTTCATGCTGGAAGGAGAGACGCCGTGA
- a CDS encoding 16S rRNA (uracil(1498)-N(3))-methyltransferase, which yields MPRLYIAQPLSAAAVIELTADAAAHARALRLRPGDAVTLFNGEGGEHPSEVVAVERRRVTVRVGAHDPTERELPAAVQLLQAVGKGERMDTAVEKATELGVSEIVPVLTERTVVRLNDPQRAAKRRRHWEAVARAACEQCGRNTPPRVAEPVPLAQAWGHSRDYPLRLTLDPLADPRLSELTGAQATSLLIGPEGGLSPTELEAAGEHGFLRGRVGPRVLRTETAAVVALAAVGLALGEL from the coding sequence ATGCCCCGCCTCTACATCGCCCAGCCCCTGAGCGCCGCAGCGGTGATCGAACTCACCGCCGACGCCGCCGCCCACGCCCGGGCGCTGCGCCTGCGCCCCGGCGATGCGGTGACCCTATTCAACGGCGAGGGCGGCGAGCACCCGAGCGAGGTCGTGGCGGTGGAGCGGCGCCGGGTAACGGTACGCGTGGGCGCCCACGACCCCACTGAGCGCGAGCTGCCGGCGGCCGTTCAACTACTGCAGGCGGTAGGCAAGGGCGAACGCATGGACACTGCGGTGGAGAAGGCGACCGAGCTGGGGGTCAGCGAGATCGTGCCGGTGCTCACCGAGCGCACCGTGGTGCGGCTGAATGATCCGCAGCGCGCCGCCAAGCGCCGCCGGCACTGGGAGGCGGTGGCGCGGGCCGCCTGCGAGCAGTGCGGGCGCAACACGCCGCCGCGGGTGGCCGAGCCGGTGCCGTTGGCGCAGGCCTGGGGGCACAGCCGGGATTACCCGCTGCGCCTGACCCTGGACCCGCTGGCCGACCCCCGCCTCAGCGAACTCACCGGGGCGCAGGCCACCTCGCTGCTCATCGGCCCCGAGGGCGGGCTCAGCCCGACGGAGCTGGAGGCGGCCGGCGAACACGGTTTCCTCCGCGGGCGGGTGGGCCCCCGGGTCCTGCGCACGGAGACCGCCGCCGTGGTCGCCCTCGCCGCCGTCGGCCTCGCCCTGGGCGAACTCTAG
- a CDS encoding adenosylmethionine--8-amino-7-oxononanoate transaminase, with translation MNDRNSELIRRDLNVLFHPTTQMKDHHDGLPLIPVEAGRGAWLQDRNGKWYLDAISSWWVNLFGHCNPRINEAIRNQLDRLEHVILAGCSHEPAVELAERLVDLTPPGLERVFFTDNGSSSIEVALKMSHHYWRNTGHPEKTRYINLSNSYHGDTIGALSVGDVGVFKDAYKPLLMEPITVPSPDCFHREPGTDWAEHSEQMFAHMEAALQEHGHETAAVILEPLVQGAGGMRMYHPVYLQRLREACDRHGVHLIADEIATGFGRTGTLFACEQAGIAPDFMCVSKGITGGYLPLAAVLLSEPIYQAFFDDFTRLTGFLHSHSYTGNPLACAAALATLGIFESDQVLAHNRDTARRMAEAAAPLADHPRIGEVRQQGMILAMEMVRDPARKTPFPWQERRGLIAYRHALERGVLMRPIGNVLYWMPPYVIEPDEIALLGEVAAEAVDRATRD, from the coding sequence ATGAACGACCGCAACAGCGAACTGATCCGCCGCGACCTCAACGTCCTGTTCCATCCGACCACGCAGATGAAGGACCACCACGACGGGCTGCCCCTGATCCCGGTGGAGGCCGGCCGCGGTGCGTGGCTCCAGGATCGCAACGGCAAGTGGTACCTGGACGCCATCAGCTCCTGGTGGGTGAACCTGTTCGGCCACTGCAACCCGCGGATCAACGAAGCGATCCGCAACCAGCTCGACCGGCTCGAGCACGTGATCCTGGCCGGTTGCTCCCACGAGCCGGCGGTGGAGTTGGCCGAGCGCCTGGTGGACCTGACCCCGCCGGGGCTGGAGCGGGTCTTCTTCACCGACAACGGCTCGTCGAGCATCGAGGTGGCCCTGAAGATGAGCCACCACTACTGGCGCAACACCGGCCACCCGGAGAAGACGCGCTACATCAACCTCTCCAACAGCTACCACGGCGACACCATCGGTGCGCTGAGCGTCGGCGATGTAGGGGTGTTCAAGGACGCCTACAAACCGCTACTCATGGAGCCGATCACCGTGCCGTCGCCGGATTGTTTCCACCGTGAACCCGGCACGGACTGGGCGGAGCACTCCGAGCAGATGTTCGCCCACATGGAGGCGGCGCTGCAGGAGCACGGCCACGAGACGGCGGCGGTCATCCTCGAGCCCCTGGTCCAGGGGGCCGGCGGCATGCGCATGTACCACCCGGTCTACCTGCAGCGCCTGCGCGAGGCCTGCGACCGCCACGGGGTGCACCTGATCGCCGATGAGATCGCCACCGGATTCGGCCGCACCGGCACGCTATTCGCCTGCGAGCAGGCCGGCATCGCGCCGGATTTCATGTGTGTCTCCAAGGGCATCACCGGCGGCTACCTACCCCTGGCCGCGGTCCTGCTCAGCGAGCCCATCTACCAGGCCTTCTTCGACGACTTCACCCGGCTGACCGGCTTCCTGCACTCGCACAGCTACACCGGCAACCCGCTGGCCTGCGCGGCCGCCCTGGCGACGCTGGGGATCTTCGAAAGCGACCAGGTGCTGGCGCACAACCGCGACACCGCCCGGCGCATGGCCGAGGCCGCCGCACCCCTGGCCGACCACCCGCGGATCGGCGAAGTCCGCCAGCAGGGCATGATCCTGGCCATGGAGATGGTGCGCGATCCGGCCCGCAAGACGCCCTTCCCCTGGCAGGAACGGCGCGGTCTGATCGCCTACCGCCACGCCCTGGAGCGCGGCGTGCTGATGCGCCCGATCGGCAATGTGCTCTACTGGATGCCGCCCTACGTGATCGAGCCGGACGAGATCGCCCTGCTCGGCGAGGTGGCCGCCGAGGCCGTCGACCGGGCCACCCGGGACTAA
- a CDS encoding FAD:protein FMN transferase has product MRCLASTTRALALAALATALGLTGCTAEPDSTRLQFISLGTEVEIHILDAGSGDAETAAKAARQEIDAISEAWEPTRGTELGPLNERLAAGEGMQVSEELIAILERAREMEARTGGRFSPAIGGLTELWGFSAQEGPLEEPPPAEEIEAWVERAPRIADLSWDAERRVTSSNDGVRIDLGGIGKGFAGERAVAALREHGVRTALISLGGDLVALGAPDDRPWRMGVRDPRAGTVLAAVEAHADETVFTSGDYERTFTHEDRRYHHILDPTTGYPAMGSRSMTVIHDDPVHADAAATALFIAGPDDWQALAEELEIGYALLVDRDGAVWMTEAMAERVELQGEPEAVHIE; this is encoded by the coding sequence ATGAGGTGCCTGGCATCCACCACCCGCGCCCTGGCCCTGGCCGCCCTGGCCACCGCCCTGGGGCTGACCGGCTGCACCGCCGAGCCGGATTCGACCCGGCTGCAGTTCATCTCGCTGGGCACGGAGGTGGAGATCCACATCCTCGATGCCGGCAGCGGCGACGCCGAGACGGCCGCCAAGGCGGCCCGCCAGGAGATCGATGCCATCAGCGAGGCCTGGGAGCCGACCCGTGGCACGGAACTCGGACCGCTCAACGAGCGGCTGGCCGCCGGCGAGGGCATGCAGGTCAGCGAGGAACTGATCGCTATCCTGGAGCGCGCCCGCGAGATGGAGGCGCGCACCGGCGGGCGCTTCAGCCCGGCCATCGGCGGACTCACCGAGCTGTGGGGCTTCTCCGCCCAGGAGGGGCCGTTGGAGGAGCCGCCGCCGGCCGAAGAGATCGAGGCGTGGGTGGAGCGGGCCCCGCGCATCGCCGACCTGAGCTGGGATGCCGAGCGCCGCGTCACCAGCAGCAACGACGGGGTGCGCATCGACCTCGGCGGCATCGGCAAGGGCTTTGCCGGCGAGCGCGCCGTCGCCGCCCTGCGCGAGCACGGGGTGCGCACGGCGCTGATCAGCCTCGGCGGCGACCTGGTGGCCCTGGGGGCTCCGGACGACCGCCCCTGGCGGATGGGCGTGCGCGACCCGCGCGCCGGCACGGTGCTGGCCGCCGTCGAGGCCCACGCCGACGAGACCGTCTTCACCTCCGGGGACTACGAGCGCACCTTCACCCACGAGGACCGCCGCTACCACCATATCCTCGATCCGACCACCGGTTACCCGGCGATGGGCAGCCGTTCGATGACCGTCATCCACGACGACCCGGTCCACGCCGACGCCGCGGCGACGGCCCTGTTCATCGCCGGCCCGGACGACTGGCAGGCCCTGGCCGAGGAGCTGGAGATCGGCTACGCGCTGCTCGTCGACCGCGACGGCGCCGTCTGGATGACCGAGGCCATGGCCGAGCGGGTCGAGCTCCAGGGTGAACCGGAGGCGGTCCACATCGAGTGA